From one Magnetococcales bacterium genomic stretch:
- a CDS encoding putative selenoprotein gives MRGVGDFWRRGWGVLAQAARLLVGLPDYDAYVLHRQRRHPGEPVMTRAAFIQERQEARYGGRGGQPGRCC, from the coding sequence ATGCGGGGTGTGGGTGATTTTTGGCGGCGTGGTTGGGGGGTGTTGGCCCAGGCTGCCCGTCTGCTGGTCGGGTTGCCTGACTATGATGCCTATGTTTTGCACCGGCAGCGGCGCCATCCGGGTGAGCCGGTCATGACCCGGGCGGCGTTCATCCAGGAGCGGCAGGAGGCGCGTTATGGTGGGCGCGGGGGGCAGCCGGGGCGGTGTTGCTAG